The following coding sequences are from one Triticum aestivum cultivar Chinese Spring chromosome 5A, IWGSC CS RefSeq v2.1, whole genome shotgun sequence window:
- the LOC123106623 gene encoding B3 domain-containing protein_Os12g40080 has translation MSCFHLHLLNKLFKWDSFFNRRYDGTARTRPTSISWYGVYLHICMPSCSGLGHRWHSGCFSAEVLALGKAFLVIFIMALDQDHEQGNRSGHRISSKSFQRCEGCDAHYYWCHMDDTQKYFFKCMVGNFQEKMAIPQKFVQNFKGQISEVIKLEAPDGNIYNVQAIKDLNKIVLGSGWGVFVRFYELKAGHFLVFRYIGDSHFKVLIFDFASCCEKEVFHVLMNCGPNAQEKDTRLDRSLLGERRCQNGGSSNSESHRRCEHCDVHLYWHHMDDRQKHFLRFMVGDFLHEMNIPEKIVNNFRGRISKVMKLEAPDGNVYNIQVTNDLNKITLTSGWAAFASAYELKEHDLLVFSYTGNSHFKVLIFDPSGCEKELFRIVMNHTPNVQKRGISHDQIFLKETRRRDGGSRDNNPRKTKKVTPLDSPSPKSAEGLTSPENTMNSGGPPETSEPRYVLATGCNLTTAQKGQIDALVKKVRPVIPFYITAMNKTSISGSLVICKDYAAKYLPHEDQFITLCHPRKSNIWLDNLKVTTDGSGMLSAGWSSFALHNELRESDVCVFEVSKSAGEMTMVVHSLEGGHHLQGKEPESQNKCDYPVKGKAIKEAESDHKHDESKSNYYYSKYAKGLSGEELEEIFRSALIQRGNVVYVTILGKNQVRIKNNLLTFPEKFAAKHLVERSHDILLLRPNRSETWCARYYYHPEKQGFNYSSWTKFVRDNKLRKGHVCVFELMKGVSKVTMIVHVFTKVDGRFVLLD, from the exons ATGTCATGCTTTCATCTGCATCTACTGAACAAACTTTTCAAGTGGGACTCATTTTTCAACCGAAGATATGATGGCACTGCAAGAACTAGGCCCACTAGTATCAGCTGGTATGGTGTGTATCTGCATATATGTATGCCCTCTTGCTCTGGGCTTGGCCATCGTTGGCATTCTGGCTGCTTCTCTGCCGAAGTATTGGCTCTTGGCAAAG CATTTTTAGTTATATTTATCATGGCGCTGGATCAAGACCATGAGCAAGGTAACAGGAGTGGTCACAGAATCAGCAGCAAATCCTTTCAAAGATGTGAGGGCTGCGATGCACATTACTATTGGTGTCATATGGATGATACCCAGAAGTATTTCTTCAAGTGCATGGTTGGCAATTTCCAAGAAAAAATG GCCATTCCACAGAAGTTTGTGCAGAATTTCAAAGGTCAGATCTCTGAAGTTATCAAGCTAGAAGCTCCTGATGGAAACATATACAATGTTCAGGCTATCAAGGATCTAAACAAGATAGTCCTCGGGTCTGGATGGGGGGTATTTGTCAGATTTTACGAACTAAAAGCGGGCCACTTCCTGGTCTTCAGGTACATAGGGGATTCTCACTTCAAAGTTCTGATATTTGATTTTGCAAGTTGCTGTGAGAAGGAAGTGTTCCATGTTCTCATGAACTGTGGTCCTAATGCCCAAGAAAAAGACACTCGCCTTGATCGATCTCTGCTGGGTGAAAGACGATGCCAGAATGGTGGATCAAGCAACAGTGAGTCCCATCGAAGGTGCGAGCACTGCGATGTGCATTTATATTGGCATCACATGGATGATAGGCAGAAGCATTTCTTGAGGTTCATGGTTGGCGATTTCCTTCACGAAATG AACATACCAGAGAAAATTGTGAACAATTTCAGAGGCAGGATCTCTAAAGTTATGAAGCTAGAAGCTCCTGATGGAAATGTATACAACATTCAGGTTACCAATGATCTGAACAAGATAACCCTTACATCTGGATGGGCAGCATTTGCCAGTGCTTATGAACTAAAAGAGCATGACTTGCTGGTGTTCAGTTACACTGGAAACTCTCACTTTAAAGTCCTAATATTTGACCCAAGTGGTTGTGAGAAAGAATTATTCCGCATTGTCATGAACCACACTCCCAATGTACAAAAAAGGGGTATATCTCATGATCAGATATTCCTGAAGGAAACAAGGCGTCGAGACGGCGGATCTCGTGATAACAACCCTAGGAAAACTAAAAAGGTGACTCCTCTGGACTCTCCTTCACCGAAATCAG CTGAAGGTCTCACATCTCCGGAGAACACCATGAATTCAGGCGGCCCTCCGGAAACCAGCGAGCCTCGGTATGTCCTAGCAACTGGATGCAATCTGACTACAGCGCAGAAGGGTCAAATTGACGCACTTGTGAAGAAAGTTAGGCCTGTAATTCCATTTTACATCACAGCCATGAACAAGACAAGTATTTCTGGATCTCTG GTCATCTGCAAGGATTATGCTGCCAAATACCTTCCACATGAAGACCAATTCATCACACTCTGCCATCCTCGTAAGAGCAACATATGGTTAGACAATTTGAAGGTTACCACTGATGGTTCAGGCATGCTTTCTGCTGGCTGGTCAAGCTTCGCTCTCCACAATGAGTTGCGGGAAAGTGATGTTTGTGTATTCGAAGTATCAAAAAGCGCTGGTGAAATGACAATGGTTGTTCATTCTCTTGAAGGAGGCCATCACCTACAAG GGAAAGAGCCTGAATCTCAAAACAAGTGCGATTATCCTGTTAAGGGCAAGGCGATTAAGGAAGCTGAGAGTGACCATAAACATGATGAGTCCAAGTCCAACTACTACTACTCAAAGTATGCCAAGGGCCTGAGCGGCGAGGAGCTAGAAGAGATATTCAGGTCAGCGTTGATCCAACGGGGCAATGTGGTATACGTCACCATCCTGGGGAAGAATCAAGTTAGAATCAAGAACAACTTGCTG ACCTTCCCCGAGAAGTTTGCAGCTAAGCATCTCGTGGAGAGGTCGCATGACATCCTGCTCCTGAGGCCCAACCGGAGTGAGACGTGGTGTGCGAGGTACTACTACCACCCGGAAAAACAGGGTTTCAACTACAGCTCCTGGACCAAGTTCGTCCGAGACAACAAGCTGCGCAAGGGCCACGTCTGTGTCTTCGAGCTGATGAAGGGCGTGAGTAAGGTGACAATGATTGTCCACGTGTTCACAAAGGTCGATGGCAGGTTCGTTCTGCTGGACTAA
- the LOC123102377 gene encoding UDP-glucuronate:xylan alpha-glucuronosyltransferase 1 → MAGFACAHAEKRHRLDRTLNGLTKKGYVGSCCAKDKPFSFSALLFPQGLSGKMLYVKLVLLILMCGSFMGLLHSPSIHHGGDQRSTQSPEMSTVMRTSDAGEPDSGYTSDLRVDWSSVSMAVQRVAREGDGGLRVGILNFDGDEMDQWRALLPAAAAVHLDRVAGNVTWAHLYPEWIDEEELYHAPACPDLPEPSPAPEGGYDVVAVKLPCSGAAGWSKDVPRLHLQLAAARLAAGRSEEHGRRAAAHVIVVSRCFPAPNLFRCKDEVMRDGDVWLYRPDMGELRQKLALPVGSCRLAMPLRALGEAYVSAAPRREAYATILHSEQLYACGAMVAAQSIRMAGSDRDMVALVDETISERHRSALAAAGWKVRTIRRIRNPRASRDAYNEWNYSKFWLWTLTEYDRVVFLDADLLVQRPMEPLFAMPEVSATGNHGTVFNSGVMVVEPCNCTFRLLMDHIADIQSYNGGDQGYLNEVFSWWHRLPSRANYMKHFWEGDTAERAAAKRRVLAADPPAVLAVHFVGMKPWFCFRDYDCNWNAPELRQFASDEAHARWWTAHDAMPPRLQGFCLLDERQKALLRWDVAEARKANFSDGHWRERITDPRKTICAGAGAGVEGCRRREIKGRRVEGNRVTTSYAKLIDNF, encoded by the exons ATGGCAGGTTTTGCTTGTGCTCATGCAGAGAAGAGGCATCGCCTGGATAGAACTTT GAACGGTCTTACCAAGAAGGGCTACGTGGGAAGCTGTTGCGCCAAGGACAAGCCGTTCAGCTTCAGCGCCCTGTTATTTCCTCAAGGTTTGAGCGGCAAGATGCTCTACGTGAAGCTtgtcctcctcatcctcatgtgcGGCTCCTTCATGGGCCTCCTCCACTCGCCGTCGATCCACCATGGCGGCGACCAACGCAGCACACA GTCGCCTGAGATGTCAACGGTGATGCGGACGTCCGACGCCGGCGAGCCGGACTCGGGTTACACGTCGGACCTGAGGGTCGACTGGTCGAGCGTCTCCATGGCGGTGCAACGGGTCGCTCGAGAGGGAGATGGTGGACTGCGCGTGGGGATCCTGAACTTCGACGGCGATGAGATGGACCAATGGAGGGCGCTGCTGCCGGCGGCCGCCGCGGTGCACCTGGACCGCGTCGCGGGGAACGTCACCTGGGCGCACCTCTACCCGGAGTGGATCGACGAGGAGGAGCTGTACCACGCGCCGGCGTGCCCGGACCTGCCGGAGCCGTCGCCGGCCCCGGAGGGAGGGTACGACGTCGTCGCCGTGAAGCTCCCGTGCAGTGGCGCGGCGGGCTGGTCCAAGGACGTGCCGCGGCTGCACCTGCAGCTGGCCGCGGCGCGGCTCGCCGCGGGCCGGTCGGAGGAGCATGGCCGGCGCGCGGCGGCGCACGTGATCGTCGTCAGCCGGTGCTTCCCGGCCCCGAACCTATTCAGGTGCAAGGACGAGGTCATGCGTGACGGCGACGTGTGGCTGTACCGGCCGGACATGGGCGAGCTCCGGCAGAAGCTCGCCCTCCCCGTCGGATCTTGCAGGCTCGCCATGCCGCTCAGAGCACTCG GGGAGGCGTACGTGTCTGCGGCGCCGCGGCGGGAGGCGTACGCGACGATCCTCCACTCGGAGCAGTTGTACGCGTGCGGCGCCATGGTGGCGGCGCAGAGCATCCGGATGGCGGGGTCGGACCGGGACATGGTGGCGCTGGTGGACGAGACCATCAGCGAGCGGCACCGGAGCGCGCTGGCGGCGGCCGGGTGGAAGGTGCGGACGATCCGGCGGATCCGGAACCCGCGCGCGTCGCGGGACGCCTACAACGAGTGGAACTACAGCAAGTTCTGGCTGTGGACGCTCACCGAGTACGACCGGGTGGTGTTCCTCGACGCCGACCTGCTGGTGCAGCGCCCCATGGAGCCGCTCTTCGCCATGCCGGAGGTGAGCGCCACGGGGAACCACGGCACGGTCTTCAACTCGGGCGTCATGGTGGTGGAGCCCTGCAACTGCACCTTCCGGCTGCTCATGGACCACATCGCCGACATCCAGTCCTACAACGGCGGCGACCAGGGGTACCTCAACGAGGTCTTCTCCTGGTGGCACCGCCTGCCGTCGCGCGCCAACTACATGAAGCACTTCTGGGAGGGCGACACCGCCGAGCGCGCCGCCGCCAAGCGCCGCGTCCTCGCCGCCGACCCGCCCGCCGTCCTCGCCGTGCACTTCGTCGGGATGAAGCCCTGGTTCTGCTTCAGGGACTACGACTGCAACTGGAACGCGCCCGAGCTCAGGCAGTTCGCCAGCGACGAGGCGCACGCGCGCTGGTGGACCGCGCACgacgccatgccgccgcgcctcCAGGGCTTCTGCCTCCTCGACGAGAGGCAGAAGGCGCTGCTGCGGTGGGATGTCGCCGAGGCTAGGAAGGCCAACTTCTCCGACGGCCACTGGAGGGAGAGGATCACCGATCCCCGCAAGACCatctgcgccggcgccggcgccggcgtggaGGGGTGCCGCAGGAGGGAGATCAAGGGCAGGCGGGTGGAAGGGAACAGGGTCACCACGTCCTACGCCAAGCTCATCGACAACTTCTGA